A section of the Eublepharis macularius isolate TG4126 chromosome 1, MPM_Emac_v1.0, whole genome shotgun sequence genome encodes:
- the LOC129323850 gene encoding LOW QUALITY PROTEIN: SMH class II histocompatibility antigen, beta-1 chain-like (The sequence of the model RefSeq protein was modified relative to this genomic sequence to represent the inferred CDS: inserted 1 base in 1 codon), whose protein sequence is MVPKRGDVYACQVELSSQEEPRTVQWDQGLKNRQEQTEGVEYSKELQNGDWTFQNQVMLETVPEWGDVYACXVEHSSLDQPLTVQWEPQTSDSAESKVRTGTMGFVSGLIFVAVGFVEVIP, encoded by the exons ATGGTGCCCAAGCGGGGGGATGTCTATGCCTGCCAGGTGgagctcagcagccaggaggagcCCCGAACTGTGCAGTGGG ATCAAGGGCTGAAGAACAGGCAGGAGCAGACAGAGGGGGTGGAATACTCCAAGGAGTTGCAGAACGGAGACTGGACCTTCCAGAACCAGGTGATGCTGGAGACAGTGCCCGAGTGGGGAGATGTCTACGCCT AAGTGGAGCACAGCAGCCTGGATCAGCCCCTCACTGTGCAGTGGG AACCACAGACATCGGACTCTGCCGAGAGCAAAGTACGGACAGGGACCATGGGGTTCGTATCGGGGCTAATCTTTGTGGCTGTGGGATTCGTAGAGGTAATACCATAA